Proteins co-encoded in one Populus trichocarpa isolate Nisqually-1 chromosome 10, P.trichocarpa_v4.1, whole genome shotgun sequence genomic window:
- the LOC127903893 gene encoding ATP synthase small subunit 6, mitochondrial-like, with protein sequence MRKFDPWPVFFRREWNRNWPFLAGFAITGTLITKFSLSLTEEDAKNSPFVQRHKR encoded by the exons ATGAGGAAGTTCGATCCATGGCCAGTTTTCTTCAGGAGAGAATGGAACCGTAACTGGCCTTTCCTTGCCGGCTTTGCCATCACTGGCACTCTTATCACCAAATTTTCTCTCAGCCTCACCG AGGAGGATGCGAAGAATTCTCCATTTGTGCAGAGGCACAAAAGGTAA
- the LOC7458370 gene encoding ACT domain-containing protein ACR9, whose amino-acid sequence MGIPADDVVLIQQGNSPHDPTIVTVNCPDKSGLGCDLCRIILEFGLHITRADFQTDGKWCYIVLWVVQLQHSNLLRLDWDSLKNRLLRVSPPCLTPLYYDQKLNGSSAAPSVYLLKFCCVDRKGLLHDVTEVLTELEFTIQRLKVMTTPDGKVVDLFFITDGRELLHTKKRRDDTCRYLYDVFREYCIGCELQLAGPECDTQRNLSSLPLVVAEELFSCELSEKESCMQALRTATTSPKKAIVTVDNLLSPAHTLLQIQCVDQKGLFYDILRISKDLNIQVAYGRFSSSIKGYRNMDLFVQQTDGKKILDPKLLDNLCSRLKEEMLHPLRVIITNRGPDTELLVANPVELCGKGRPRVFYDVTLALKKLGICIFSAEIGRHSTQDRQWEVYRFLLVENGEFPLASGQARNQMAAGIRRTLMGW is encoded by the exons ATGGGAATTCCCGCTGACGATGTCGTTTTGATACAACAAGGTAACAGCCCTCATGACCCCACCATCGTCACCGTCAATTGCCCTGACAAGTCTGGCCTTGGATGTGATCTCTGCAGAATAATTCTCGAGTTTGGGCTGCACATTACTCGTGCAG ATTTTCAAACGGATGGAAAGTGGTGTTACATAGTATTATGGGTGGTTCAACTTCAACATTCAAATTTGCTTAGACTTGATTGGGATAGCTTGAAAAACCGGCTCTTGAGAGTGTCTCCTCCATGTTTGACTCCCCTTTATTATGATCAGAAACTGAATGGTTCCTCGGCTGCTCCTTCTGTATATCTGTTGAAGTTTTGCTGTGTTGACCGGAAAGGATTATTACATG ATGTTACTGAAGTTCTAACTGAGCTTGAATTTACAATTCAAAGACTGAAAGTGATGACAACACCAGATGGGAAAGTTGTAGACTTGTTCTTCATTACAGATGGAAG GGAGCTCTTACACACGAAAAAAAGGCGAGATGACACGTGTCGATATTTGTATGATGTCTTCAGAGAATATTGTATTGGGTGTGAACTTCAGTTGGCAGGTCCTGAATGTGATACTCAGCGGAATTTATCTTCCCTCCCTTTGGTAGTTGCAGAAGAATTGTTTAGTTGTGAGCTATCAGAAAAGGAATCCTGTATGCAAGCACTTAGGACGGCTACAACATCACCAAAGAAGGCCATCGTTACAGTGGATAATCTTTTGAGCCCAGCTCATACATTGCTTCAAATACAATGTGTTGATCAAAAAGGTCTATTTTATGACATCTTGAGAATTTCAAAGGACCTGAATATCCAG GTAGCTTATGGAAGATTCTCGTCTAGCATAAAAGGATACCGTAACATGGATCTATTTGTTCAGCAAACAGACGGGAAGAAGATATTGGATCCTAAGCTTCTAGACAATCTTTGTTCTCGATTGAAGGAGGAGATGCTTCATCCATTGCGAGTGATCATTACCAACAGAGGCCCAGATACGGAGCTCTTAGTTGCTAACCCTGTTGAGTTATGTGGCAAGGGAAGACCGCGTGTATTTTATGATGTTACTTTAGCTCTGAAAAAGCTGGGAATATGCATTTTTTCG GCTGAAATCGGAAGGCACTCAACTCAGGATCGCCAGTGGGAAGTCTACAGATTCCTCTTGGTTGAAAATGGTGAATTTCCATTAGCAAGTGGTCAAGCCAGAAATCAAATGGCAGCCGGAATTAGGAGAACATTAATGGGCTGGTAG
- the LOC7489583 gene encoding enoyl-CoA delta isomerase 1, peroxisomal — translation MCTLEKRGDIYILTLTGSDEHRLNPTLIDSICSALRRVRAEPASPSSALVTIAEGRFFSNGFDLAWAQSSQPRRELMSAKLQLLVKELISLPMPTIASVTGHASAAGMILALSHDYVLMRKDRGFLYMSELDIGLVLPDWFMVLLKCKIGDARVRSEVVLTAAKLTAEMAAVRGIVHSAHDGAEETVEAAIRLGQELVKRGWDGNVYGKNRMVVLKEVLEKIGTVPGEAKTMSKL, via the coding sequence ATGTGTACTCTAGAGAAGAGGGGCGATATCTACATCCTCACTTTAACTGGCTCAGATGAGCACCGGTTAAACCCCACCCTCATTGACTCCATCTGCTCAGCTCTGCGTCGTGTTCGCGCCGAGCCAGCTTCCCCATCCTCAGCTCTCGTCACTATAGCCGAAGGCAGGTTCTTCTCCAATGGATTTGATCTTGCCTGGGCGCAATCATCCCAACCACGTCGCGAGCTCATGTCTGCAAAGCTCCAGTTACTGGTAAAGGAATTGATATCTCTGCCCATGCCAACAATAGCTTCAGTCACGGGCCATGCGTCAGCTGCTGGAATGATCTTAGCTCTGAGCCATGACTATGTGCTCATGAGGAAGGACAGGGGGTTTCTTTACATGAGCGAGCTTGATATTGGACTTGTGTTGCCGGATTGGTTCATGGTATTATTGAAGTGCAAGATTGGAGATGCCAGAGTCAGGAGCGAGGTAGTTTTGACAGCAGCAAAATTGACAGCAGAGATGGCTGCAGTGAGGGGGATTGTGCACTCGGCGCATGACGGTGCAGAGGAGACAGTTGAGGCAGCGATTAGGTTGGGGCAGGAGTTGGTGAAAAGAGGGTGGGATGGTAATGTGTATGGGAAGAATAGGATGGTGGTTTTGAAAGAGGTTCTGGAGAAAATAGGGACTGTGCCAGGGGAGGCTAAGACCATGTCAAAACTGTAA